Proteins encoded together in one Qingshengfaniella alkalisoli window:
- the rfbB gene encoding dTDP-glucose 4,6-dehydratase, whose product MKILVTGGAGFIGSAVVRQAVAQGHDVVNLDALTYAACLANVASVADSPLYHFEQADIRDRAALDRVFADHTPDAVMHLAAESHVDRSIDGPGAFIETNVTGTYNMLDAARAYWTRQGKPEGFRFHHISTDEVYGSLGPEGQFTEDTPYAPNSPYSASKAASDHLVRAWGETYGLPILVTNCSNNYGPYHFPEKLIPVIILRALAGEAIPIYGTGENIRDWLFVEDHADALLTVLANGQPGRTYNIGGENEATNLDIAHKICAILDRLRPDAKPYAEQITFVTDRPGHDLRYAIDPTRMRTELNWRPSVTLDEGLERTVAWYLDNEDWWRALQDREGVGQRLGVA is encoded by the coding sequence ATGAAGATACTGGTGACAGGTGGTGCGGGGTTCATCGGCTCGGCCGTGGTGCGGCAGGCGGTGGCACAAGGGCATGACGTCGTCAATCTTGATGCGCTGACCTATGCGGCCTGCCTCGCCAATGTCGCAAGCGTCGCGGACAGCCCGCTATACCACTTCGAGCAGGCCGATATCCGCGACCGCGCCGCACTGGACCGGGTTTTCGCAGACCACACGCCGGACGCGGTGATGCATCTGGCTGCGGAATCGCATGTGGATCGTTCGATCGACGGACCGGGCGCGTTCATCGAGACCAACGTCACCGGCACCTACAACATGCTGGACGCCGCCCGCGCCTACTGGACCCGCCAAGGCAAACCCGAGGGCTTCCGCTTTCATCATATCTCGACCGATGAGGTTTACGGCTCACTGGGCCCCGAGGGACAGTTTACCGAAGATACGCCTTACGCGCCCAATTCGCCCTATTCTGCGTCCAAGGCAGCGAGCGATCACCTGGTACGAGCCTGGGGCGAGACCTACGGGCTGCCGATCCTCGTCACCAACTGCTCGAACAATTACGGCCCCTATCATTTTCCGGAAAAGCTGATCCCCGTGATCATCCTGCGGGCGCTGGCGGGTGAGGCGATCCCGATCTATGGCACGGGCGAGAACATCCGCGACTGGCTGTTCGTCGAGGACCACGCCGATGCGCTGCTGACGGTGCTGGCCAATGGACAGCCGGGCCGAACCTACAATATCGGCGGCGAGAACGAGGCCACCAATCTCGACATCGCCCACAAGATCTGCGCGATCCTCGACCGGCTGCGCCCCGACGCAAAACCCTATGCCGAGCAGATCACCTTCGTCACCGACCGCCCCGGCCACGACCTGCGCTATGCGATCGACCCCACACGGATGCGGACGGAGCTGAACTGGCGCCCCTCCGTCACGCTGGATGAAGGGCTGGAACGCACGGTTGCATGGTATCTCGACAATGAAGACTGGTGGCGGGCATTGCAGGATCGCGAAGGCGTCGGCCAGCGATTGGGGGTTGCGTGA
- the rfbC gene encoding dTDP-4-dehydrorhamnose 3,5-epimerase has protein sequence MHLNETSLAGVVELVPRRFGDDRGYFSEVYNQETLAEMGITAVFVQDNHSLSRIAGTVRGLHFQAPPHAQDKLVRVGRGRVMDVAVDIRKGSPSYGQWAGVELSAEKGNQLFVPKGFLHGFATLEPDTEILYKCSDTYAPDCDGAVRFDDPGIGIDWGIDPATAILSDKDANAPLLRDFDSPFVYEA, from the coding sequence ATGCATTTGAACGAGACGTCTTTGGCTGGGGTTGTGGAGTTGGTTCCGCGTCGATTCGGGGATGATCGGGGATATTTTTCCGAGGTTTACAATCAGGAAACATTGGCCGAGATGGGAATTACGGCTGTGTTTGTCCAGGACAACCATTCGCTGTCACGGATCGCGGGCACGGTGCGCGGGCTGCACTTTCAGGCGCCGCCCCATGCGCAGGACAAGCTGGTGCGCGTCGGGCGCGGTCGGGTGATGGATGTGGCCGTCGATATCCGCAAAGGCTCGCCCAGTTACGGCCAGTGGGCTGGCGTGGAATTGTCCGCCGAAAAGGGCAACCAGCTGTTCGTCCCGAAAGGGTTCCTGCACGGCTTCGCGACCTTGGAACCGGACACCGAGATCCTCTACAAATGCTCGGACACCTACGCGCCCGACTGCGACGGGGCGGTGCGGTTCGACGATCCCGGTATCGGCATTGACTGGGGCATTGACCCGGCAACGGCGATCCTGTCTGACAAGGACGCAAATGCGCCCCTGCTGCGCGATTTCGACAGCCCGTTTGTCTATGAGGCCTGA
- the mbhE gene encoding hydrogen gas-evolving membrane-bound hydrogenase subunit E — MSGHNADTSNGWTIAGIAPVLIATALFIGFLQFLPDIAGGNPQRFVWAWLPALSANLSFYIDGLSLTFALLISGIGVVVMLFSASYLAGHPHQARFSLYLTSFMFAMLGVVLADNLIALFVFWELTTFTSYLLIGFSHSSAESRRSAWQALLVTATGGLALLAAVVLIGAVSGSFEMSQIRVEADILRDSGLYLPILLLVFAAAFTKSAQFPFHFWLPNAMAAPTPVSAYLHSATMVKGGVYLLARMHPSLSGTDVWMWTLTLIGGFTAVFASVWSIRQTDMKQVLAYTTLMALGTLVMLLGAPSGYAITAAGTFLIVHSLYKAPLFLVAGAVDHETGTRDVTVLGGLRRKMPFTMLTAALAGLSMAGMIPFLGFIAKELMYKAGLESTAGPIIVTGAVFAASALMVVAAGIVALRPFWGSDQHTPPDNIPEHEAGWPMVVGPLALAVAGLVFGVQHHWPQIGAVTPFVAAVAGSADQAKHLTLWEGVNAALVLSLATFATGIVLYLIHPRLRGRLAKLESRSFSFDRGWDSLMSGFLMFAGWLAGTMQSGLLTRYMTIVFGVMAVTVAVALFRADLSPLSRPSFDAPLGRYTVLFLLIGGTAVTLLTYSRIAAMAGMGVVGIGVALIFILYGAPDLAITQLLVEVLVVVLFAVAALRLPTLPRRRPRVLHAIIAASLGTMLTVLLLYATSEPINRRLTEFFETASYPEAHGRNIVNVILVDFRALDTFGEIAVVLVAAIAALALLRQGGKGDRT; from the coding sequence ATGTCTGGTCATAACGCAGACACGTCAAATGGCTGGACAATCGCTGGAATCGCGCCGGTTCTGATCGCAACTGCGTTATTCATCGGATTTCTGCAGTTTCTTCCGGACATCGCGGGCGGCAATCCGCAACGTTTCGTTTGGGCGTGGCTGCCCGCGCTTAGTGCGAATCTCAGTTTCTACATCGATGGCCTTAGCCTGACCTTCGCCTTGCTGATCAGCGGAATCGGCGTGGTCGTGATGTTGTTCTCCGCCAGCTATCTGGCAGGGCATCCGCATCAGGCACGGTTCTCGCTTTATCTGACCTCTTTCATGTTCGCGATGCTCGGCGTGGTTCTGGCCGACAACTTGATTGCGTTGTTCGTGTTCTGGGAGCTGACGACCTTTACCTCCTATCTGCTGATCGGCTTCTCGCATTCCAGTGCTGAATCGAGACGTTCGGCCTGGCAGGCATTGCTCGTGACAGCGACAGGTGGCTTGGCACTGCTTGCGGCGGTGGTGCTGATCGGCGCGGTCAGCGGAAGCTTCGAGATGTCGCAAATTCGGGTGGAGGCAGACATCCTGCGTGATAGCGGTTTGTATCTGCCGATTCTCTTGCTGGTCTTCGCAGCGGCATTCACAAAATCAGCGCAATTCCCGTTCCATTTCTGGCTTCCCAACGCGATGGCCGCGCCTACACCGGTCAGCGCCTACCTCCATTCCGCGACTATGGTGAAAGGCGGTGTCTATCTGCTGGCGCGGATGCACCCGTCGCTGAGCGGCACCGATGTGTGGATGTGGACGTTGACGCTGATCGGCGGGTTCACGGCCGTGTTCGCCTCGGTCTGGTCGATCCGCCAAACCGACATGAAACAGGTGCTTGCTTATACGACTTTGATGGCGCTCGGTACGTTGGTCATGCTTCTGGGCGCACCCAGTGGCTACGCGATTACGGCGGCAGGAACGTTCCTGATCGTCCATTCGCTGTATAAGGCGCCGCTGTTTCTGGTGGCGGGTGCGGTCGATCACGAGACGGGCACACGCGATGTAACCGTGCTGGGCGGTCTGCGCCGAAAGATGCCGTTTACGATGCTGACAGCCGCCTTGGCGGGGCTTTCCATGGCCGGGATGATCCCCTTCCTGGGCTTCATTGCGAAAGAGTTGATGTACAAGGCAGGGCTGGAATCGACGGCTGGCCCGATCATTGTCACAGGTGCAGTTTTTGCCGCCAGCGCGTTGATGGTGGTCGCTGCTGGCATTGTGGCGTTGCGGCCTTTCTGGGGATCAGATCAGCATACGCCGCCCGACAACATCCCTGAGCACGAAGCTGGGTGGCCCATGGTGGTCGGGCCATTGGCCTTGGCAGTGGCGGGGCTTGTGTTCGGGGTGCAGCATCACTGGCCGCAAATCGGCGCCGTGACGCCCTTCGTCGCCGCCGTAGCGGGCAGCGCGGACCAGGCGAAGCATCTGACGCTTTGGGAAGGTGTCAATGCGGCACTGGTGCTGAGTCTTGCGACATTCGCTACGGGTATCGTGCTTTACCTGATCCACCCACGTCTGCGGGGCCGACTTGCCAAGCTGGAATCACGTTCCTTCAGCTTTGACCGCGGGTGGGATTCGCTCATGTCGGGATTCCTTATGTTTGCCGGTTGGTTGGCCGGAACAATGCAGTCGGGTCTGTTGACGCGCTACATGACCATCGTTTTCGGTGTGATGGCTGTCACCGTTGCAGTTGCCCTGTTCCGCGCTGATCTGTCGCCATTGTCGCGGCCCAGCTTCGACGCGCCACTTGGCCGTTATACCGTGCTGTTTCTTCTGATCGGCGGAACGGCAGTAACGCTTCTGACCTATTCCCGCATTGCGGCAATGGCCGGTATGGGCGTCGTGGGCATCGGTGTTGCGCTGATCTTCATCTTGTATGGCGCACCTGATTTGGCGATTACCCAGCTTCTGGTCGAGGTGCTTGTCGTCGTTCTTTTCGCCGTTGCGGCCCTGCGCCTGCCGACGTTGCCGCGCCGCCGACCGCGCGTGCTGCACGCGATCATCGCGGCCTCTCTTGGCACCATGCTGACGGTGTTGCTGCTTTATGCGACGTCGGAGCCGATAAACCGCCGCCTGACGGAATTCTTTGAAACGGCGAGTTACCCCGAGGCGCATGGCCGCAATATCGTCAATGTGATCCTCGTGGATTTCCGTGCGCTCGATACGTTTGGCGAGATTGCCGTCGTGCTTGTGGCCGCCATCGCGGCGCTTGCACTTCTGCGGCAGGGCGGGAAGGGGGACCGCACATGA
- a CDS encoding Na+/H+ antiporter subunit B, whose translation MKSIILQAASQILVALLLVFSVYMLLRGHNAPGGGFIGGLIGATGFVLHAIACGTEQTRAALRLKPENLAIIGLAMSLLAGLISLPFGDPLLTGQWLFLGASEGEKGLPISTILLFDIGVYFVVLGAALTIVMALEEEV comes from the coding sequence ATGAAGTCGATCATCCTTCAGGCCGCTTCGCAGATTCTTGTTGCGCTTCTGCTGGTCTTTTCAGTGTATATGCTGCTGCGCGGACATAATGCGCCGGGTGGCGGGTTCATCGGTGGGCTGATCGGGGCGACGGGGTTTGTCCTGCATGCCATCGCCTGCGGAACCGAACAAACCCGCGCTGCGTTGCGCCTGAAACCTGAAAACCTGGCAATCATCGGCTTGGCCATGTCGCTGTTGGCGGGCCTGATCTCGCTGCCTTTCGGTGACCCGCTGCTGACCGGACAATGGCTGTTCCTCGGCGCGTCGGAGGGTGAGAAAGGCCTGCCCATATCTACCATCCTGCTATTCGATATCGGTGTTTACTTCGTTGTGCTTGGCGCTGCGCTGACCATTGTCATGGCTCTGGAAGAGGAGGTCTGA
- a CDS encoding Na+/H+ antiporter subunit C yields MEAVLAITIGALFAASVYLMLDRNLMRFLFGLTLITNAVNLSIFSVGRLKSNIPPLIPEGERAPIEPVANALPQALVLTAIVIGFGLFAFALILTLRAYTSFGTLQTDEIRLAEPRKDDA; encoded by the coding sequence TTGGAAGCCGTTCTGGCCATAACCATCGGCGCGCTGTTTGCCGCATCGGTCTATCTGATGCTGGACCGCAACCTGATGCGGTTCTTGTTCGGGTTGACGCTGATCACCAATGCCGTGAACCTTTCGATTTTCTCGGTCGGGAGGCTGAAAAGCAACATCCCTCCCCTGATCCCTGAAGGCGAACGCGCCCCGATCGAGCCCGTCGCGAACGCTCTTCCACAAGCTTTGGTGCTGACTGCCATCGTGATTGGTTTCGGTCTGTTTGCCTTTGCGCTGATCCTTACATTACGAGCCTACACGAGTTTCGGCACGCTTCAGACCGATGAGATACGTCTGGCCGAACCGCGCAAGGACGACGCATGA
- a CDS encoding Na+/H+ antiporter subunit D yields the protein MSWYLSMPLIVPFATAIISYLLRDRAVGRWSSVLGSVVALGFALLLMAQVLQNGIVAGQMGNWPAPFGITLVADYLSAIMVVITGIVGVTIAIYATGDIAPKLEQLGFHAMFQILLAGVTGAFLTGDLFNLYVWFEVMLISSFGLLVLGGKPVQIDGAVKYVALNLVSTVLFLTAIAILYGMTGSLNLADLGRIVPNMDDTGLVTVVAMLFMIAFGVKAAVFPLFFWLPASYHTPTFSVSALFAALLTKVGVYALIRMFTLVFTHDIAFTHTILLWVACLTMVTGVVGAAAQTDFRKVLSFHIISQIGYMVLGLALYTPLAIAGAVFYLVHHIIVKANLFLVSGVAERTAGSTDLYKIGGLYSSAPLLAALFVVPAFSLAGFPPLSGFWAKYVLVKASLDLQFWWAAFAALAVGLLTIFSMTKIWGEAFWKPHPDRVEPTLDLLGWRKWRLLTPIAILAAGTLIIGLFPAPFFALAETAAGQLLSPEAYIEAVLGVTQ from the coding sequence ATGAGCTGGTATCTGTCGATGCCCTTGATCGTTCCTTTTGCAACGGCGATCATTTCTTACCTGCTGCGCGACAGGGCCGTCGGGCGTTGGAGTTCTGTCCTGGGGTCCGTCGTAGCGCTAGGCTTTGCGTTGCTCTTGATGGCCCAGGTTCTGCAGAACGGGATTGTTGCCGGGCAGATGGGCAACTGGCCTGCACCTTTCGGGATCACGCTGGTGGCTGACTACCTGTCTGCGATCATGGTGGTGATCACGGGGATTGTCGGCGTGACCATCGCAATCTATGCGACCGGTGATATCGCTCCAAAACTGGAGCAGCTCGGCTTTCATGCCATGTTCCAGATCCTGCTTGCTGGTGTCACAGGTGCTTTTCTGACAGGCGACCTGTTCAACCTGTATGTTTGGTTCGAAGTGATGTTGATTTCATCCTTCGGTCTTCTGGTTTTGGGCGGCAAGCCCGTCCAGATTGACGGCGCGGTCAAATACGTTGCCCTGAACCTAGTTTCGACGGTGCTGTTTCTGACGGCCATCGCTATCCTCTACGGGATGACAGGGTCGCTGAACCTTGCTGATCTGGGGCGGATAGTACCCAACATGGATGACACCGGGTTGGTGACGGTTGTCGCGATGCTGTTCATGATTGCCTTCGGTGTGAAAGCCGCTGTCTTCCCGTTGTTCTTCTGGCTGCCCGCGTCCTACCACACACCGACTTTCTCGGTGTCGGCGCTGTTCGCCGCGTTGCTGACAAAGGTAGGGGTCTATGCTCTGATCCGCATGTTCACGTTGGTCTTTACGCATGACATCGCCTTTACCCATACGATCCTTTTGTGGGTGGCGTGTCTGACCATGGTGACAGGCGTTGTCGGAGCAGCGGCGCAGACCGATTTTCGCAAGGTGCTGTCGTTCCACATCATCAGCCAGATCGGCTACATGGTACTGGGCCTTGCGCTTTACACACCCTTGGCGATTGCGGGGGCGGTATTCTACCTTGTCCACCACATTATCGTGAAGGCGAACCTGTTCCTGGTGTCCGGTGTGGCTGAGCGAACGGCTGGATCGACCGACCTTTACAAGATTGGCGGGCTGTATTCGTCGGCGCCGTTGCTGGCAGCCCTGTTTGTCGTTCCGGCGTTTTCACTGGCAGGCTTTCCGCCCCTGTCGGGCTTCTGGGCGAAGTATGTGCTTGTGAAGGCGAGCCTCGACCTTCAGTTCTGGTGGGCCGCTTTCGCTGCGCTTGCGGTTGGGCTTCTGACCATTTTCTCCATGACAAAGATCTGGGGCGAGGCGTTCTGGAAACCGCATCCCGACAGGGTTGAACCGACGCTTGATCTGCTCGGATGGCGCAAATGGCGACTGCTGACACCCATTGCCATCTTGGCGGCGGGCACTCTGATCATCGGCTTGTTCCCCGCCCCGTTCTTTGCGCTTGCTGAAACTGCCGCAGGACAGTTGTTATCGCCCGAGGCGTATATCGAGGCAGTGTTGGGGGTCACGCAATGA
- a CDS encoding Na+/H+ antiporter subunit E gives MSPFGVNVLLAFSWAALTSDFSFTSIVVGYLIGFAALWVVQPLYQRKSPYFLRSWRLAKLIVTFIKDLFVSSLRVAWDVLTPQDLSEPAIIEMPLDVEGELQILLVTNLISLTPGTLSLDISPDRKTLYVHAMFAHDPEALVRELKEGVERQVMEVFES, from the coding sequence ATGAGCCCCTTCGGTGTCAATGTCCTGCTGGCTTTCTCCTGGGCCGCGCTGACCAGCGACTTTTCGTTCACCTCTATCGTCGTGGGCTATCTGATCGGCTTCGCGGCACTGTGGGTGGTGCAGCCGCTATATCAGCGCAAAAGTCCCTATTTTTTGCGTTCATGGCGGCTGGCGAAGCTGATCGTGACGTTCATCAAGGATCTGTTCGTGTCCAGCCTTCGTGTTGCGTGGGACGTGTTGACGCCGCAGGATCTTTCAGAGCCTGCCATCATAGAAATGCCGCTTGATGTCGAAGGGGAGTTGCAGATCCTTCTGGTGACCAATCTGATCTCGCTCACGCCGGGCACGCTGTCACTCGACATATCGCCCGACCGCAAGACGCTTTATGTCCACGCCATGTTTGCCCATGATCCCGAGGCACTCGTGCGTGAATTGAAAGAAGGCGTCGAACGTCAAGTGATGGAGGTGTTCGAGTCATGA
- a CDS encoding monovalent cation/H+ antiporter complex subunit F: MIFETDIAMAATEVALYLVIGSILLSFIRLAKGPRLPDRVIALDMMTVSIVAFCALYSIISGQSVFLDVAIVLALIGFLTTLALARFGERRTARRNRDHPSDATEQIEEVAEQPMEEDE; the protein is encoded by the coding sequence ATGATCTTCGAGACAGACATCGCAATGGCCGCGACCGAGGTCGCCCTGTATCTGGTTATCGGGTCCATCCTGCTCAGCTTCATCCGCTTGGCAAAAGGTCCGCGCCTGCCGGATCGGGTGATCGCCTTGGACATGATGACCGTGTCGATCGTGGCGTTCTGCGCGCTGTATTCTATCATCTCGGGACAGTCGGTCTTTCTGGATGTCGCGATCGTTCTGGCGTTGATCGGCTTTTTGACTACGCTGGCGCTCGCCCGGTTTGGCGAAAGACGGACCGCGCGGCGTAACCGTGATCATCCTAGCGACGCCACAGAGCAGATTGAAGAAGTAGCAGAACAGCCGATGGAGGAGGATGAATGA
- the mnhG gene encoding monovalent cation/H(+) antiporter subunit G, whose amino-acid sequence MTDILVAIFVLSGGLFAFVAGLGIARLPNILNRMHSATKAGTLGAGLTLVGTAIYFGEAEVTVRVVAAILFLLLTAPIAAHMIGRATVRRMLQERKNRNEG is encoded by the coding sequence ATGACTGATATTCTCGTTGCGATCTTCGTCCTCAGCGGCGGTCTGTTCGCGTTTGTCGCTGGTCTGGGAATTGCACGGCTACCGAACATCCTGAACCGCATGCACTCAGCGACCAAGGCAGGCACACTGGGTGCCGGGCTGACATTGGTGGGCACGGCGATCTATTTCGGCGAAGCGGAGGTCACCGTGCGCGTTGTTGCCGCGATCTTGTTCTTGTTGCTGACTGCGCCGATTGCCGCGCATATGATCGGTCGGGCCACCGTGCGGAGGATGCTTCAGGAACGAAAGAATCGCAACGAGGGTTGA
- the rpe gene encoding ribulose-phosphate 3-epimerase: protein MDFNRNIKIAPSILSADFANFGAEIQAIEAQGCDWVHVDVMDGHFVPNITFGPATCAAIRPHIKTVMDVHLMIAPVDPYIDAFAQSGADIITAHVEAGPHIHRTLQAIRGAGCKAGLALNPATPAETTKHLLDMVDLICVMTVNPGFGGQKFIRSQIDKIRDLRAMIGDRPIHIEIDGGVTPETAPLVAEAGADVLVAGSGVFKGGSVDDPAPYGANITAIREAAERAV from the coding sequence ATGGATTTCAACCGCAATATCAAAATCGCTCCGTCGATTCTGTCCGCCGATTTTGCAAATTTCGGCGCGGAGATTCAGGCCATCGAAGCGCAAGGCTGTGACTGGGTGCATGTCGATGTGATGGACGGTCACTTCGTTCCCAACATCACCTTCGGTCCGGCGACATGCGCGGCGATCCGACCCCATATCAAGACGGTCATGGATGTGCACCTGATGATCGCGCCGGTCGATCCTTATATCGATGCGTTCGCGCAATCGGGCGCCGACATCATTACCGCGCATGTCGAGGCTGGCCCGCATATCCACCGGACGCTCCAGGCGATCCGCGGGGCGGGCTGCAAAGCGGGGCTTGCGCTCAATCCCGCGACGCCGGCCGAGACTACAAAACATCTGCTCGACATGGTGGATCTGATCTGTGTGATGACGGTGAACCCGGGCTTTGGTGGGCAGAAATTCATCCGCAGCCAGATCGACAAGATCCGTGATCTGCGCGCCATGATTGGCGACCGCCCGATCCATATCGAGATCGATGGCGGTGTGACGCCCGAAACCGCGCCGCTCGTGGCCGAGGCGGGTGCAGACGTCCTTGTCGCGGGCTCCGGTGTTTTCAAGGGCGGATCGGTTGACGACCCCGCCCCCTATGGTGCGAATATCACCGCGATCCGAGAGGCGGCGGAGCGCGCCGTCTGA
- a CDS encoding thioredoxin family protein: MVVSPETCEFDWPAPDFTLPATDGKIYSLSDIKGQNGMLIVFMCNHCPYVLAVLDRIIRDAKELQSMGIGVAAICANDAESHPADSFDNMKKMAEEKGFPFPYLRDESQQIARAYDAVCTPDFFGFNADLGLQYRGRLDASRSSAGPDDLRRDLFEAMKQVAETGQGPRDQVPSMGCSIKWKDTA; the protein is encoded by the coding sequence ATGGTCGTATCCCCGGAAACCTGCGAATTCGACTGGCCCGCGCCAGACTTCACTTTGCCCGCGACGGATGGAAAGATCTATTCTCTGTCCGACATCAAGGGGCAGAACGGCATGCTGATCGTATTCATGTGCAATCACTGTCCCTATGTTCTGGCGGTGCTGGATCGGATCATCCGTGATGCGAAGGAGCTCCAGTCGATGGGCATCGGCGTCGCGGCAATCTGCGCGAATGACGCGGAAAGCCATCCGGCCGACAGTTTCGACAACATGAAGAAGATGGCCGAGGAGAAGGGGTTTCCGTTTCCGTACCTTCGCGACGAAAGCCAGCAGATTGCGCGAGCCTACGACGCCGTGTGCACGCCGGATTTCTTTGGATTCAACGCGGATCTTGGGCTTCAGTATCGTGGTCGGTTGGATGCCTCGCGCAGCTCCGCCGGACCTGACGACTTGCGCCGCGATCTGTTCGAGGCGATGAAGCAGGTTGCCGAGACGGGGCAGGGGCCGCGCGATCAGGTCCCGTCGATGGGCTGTTCGATCAAATGGAAAGACACAGCGTGA
- the gph gene encoding phosphoglycolate phosphatase (PGP is an essential enzyme in the glycolate salvage pathway in higher organisms (photorespiration in plants). Phosphoglycolate results from the oxidase activity of RubisCO in the Calvin cycle when concentrations of carbon dioxide are low relative to oxygen. This enzyme is a member of the Haloacid Dehalogenase (HAD) superfamily of aspartate-nucleophile hydrolase enzymes (PF00702).), producing MSAIVFDLDGTLIDSLPDLHAAGAKMLDSIGVEPVSVAQTRSFIGNGIPVLVGRILDAVDVDPARKPELLASFRGFYAADSVTETRLYPGVEATLDALRAQGHQLGLCTNKPIEPTQDILRHFGIDRHFQAVIGGDSLNQRKPSPEPLWATFDMLGGADRYFVGDSEVDAETALNASVPFLMFTEGYRKTPIAELPHSAAFDDFRLLQGLISARAA from the coding sequence GTGAGCGCAATTGTCTTCGATCTGGATGGCACGCTGATCGACAGCCTGCCGGACCTGCATGCGGCCGGGGCCAAGATGCTCGATTCGATCGGGGTCGAACCTGTCAGTGTGGCGCAGACGCGCAGCTTCATCGGCAATGGAATTCCGGTTCTGGTGGGCCGTATATTGGACGCGGTGGATGTAGACCCCGCGCGCAAGCCCGAGCTTCTTGCATCCTTTCGCGGGTTCTACGCAGCGGATTCGGTGACGGAAACGCGGCTTTATCCGGGGGTCGAGGCGACATTGGATGCGCTGCGGGCGCAGGGGCACCAGCTCGGCCTGTGCACGAACAAGCCGATTGAACCGACACAAGACATCTTGCGGCACTTCGGGATCGACCGTCATTTTCAAGCCGTGATCGGGGGCGACAGCCTGAACCAGCGCAAGCCGTCGCCTGAACCGCTATGGGCAACCTTCGATATGCTGGGCGGCGCTGACCGTTACTTTGTGGGTGATAGCGAAGTAGATGCAGAGACGGCGCTGAATGCATCCGTCCCGTTTCTAATGTTCACCGAAGGCTACCGGAAGACGCCCATCGCCGAACTGCCCCATTCGGCTGCATTCGACGATTTTCGGTTGCTTCAGGGGCTGATCTCGGCGCGGGCGGCTTAG
- a CDS encoding phage holin family protein produces the protein MLKAIEQLLSRAAANAALALLAGASVTVGIAFLTVAAWIALASHYDTLVAALVIGCAYVALSAILFAALKTSGRHSPPPEYRAPPPPPPQSDIVSLVEAFFSGFDAARRRNRRR, from the coding sequence ATGCTAAAGGCAATCGAACAGCTTCTCAGCCGCGCGGCAGCCAATGCCGCGCTAGCTTTGCTTGCCGGCGCATCCGTGACCGTGGGCATTGCGTTTTTAACCGTGGCCGCCTGGATCGCGTTGGCCAGTCATTACGACACGCTTGTCGCGGCGTTGGTCATCGGCTGCGCCTACGTCGCGCTGTCGGCCATTCTGTTTGCCGCGTTAAAAACCAGCGGACGCCATTCGCCACCTCCCGAATACCGCGCCCCGCCACCTCCACCGCCACAATCGGACATCGTTTCGCTTGTAGAAGCATTCTTCAGCGGTTTCGATGCCGCGCGTCGACGCAATCGGCGGCGCTAA
- a CDS encoding DUF883 family protein encodes MATRNTASKTDAPSVEDLAAQLDTLRGDIAHLTELMGDYGKDRVNKAGATAQKHAADLRARAEHDAERLQAQANEFAHDAEAFMRERPATTLGMAAALGFLVGILTSRR; translated from the coding sequence ATGGCTACGAGAAACACCGCCAGCAAGACGGATGCACCAAGCGTCGAGGATCTTGCCGCACAGCTCGACACCCTTCGCGGTGACATTGCGCACCTGACCGAGTTGATGGGTGACTACGGCAAGGACCGCGTAAACAAGGCCGGAGCGACCGCGCAGAAACACGCGGCCGATCTACGTGCCCGCGCTGAGCACGACGCCGAACGCCTGCAAGCACAGGCCAATGAATTTGCTCATGACGCCGAAGCCTTCATGCGTGAGCGCCCCGCGACCACGCTCGGCATGGCGGCGGCACTTGGCTTTCTCGTCGGCATTCTGACGAGCCGTCGCTGA
- a CDS encoding DUF1328 domain-containing protein: protein MLHWALLFLIVAIVAGVFGFGGIASASAGIAQILFVIFMVLFIVAALARALFGRAP from the coding sequence ATGCTGCATTGGGCACTTCTCTTCCTCATTGTCGCCATCGTCGCCGGTGTTTTCGGCTTCGGTGGCATCGCGTCGGCATCGGCCGGTATCGCACAAATCCTGTTTGTCATATTCATGGTGCTGTTTATCGTCGCAGCACTTGCGCGGGCACTATTCGGGCGTGCGCCCTGA